A genome region from Candidatus Kryptobacter tengchongensis includes the following:
- a CDS encoding outer membrane lipoprotein carrier protein, with the protein MKFCFKNFILLVLFNGILFSQSGKEIVDQLKKRYSGINDAVVKFEQIVKYGMSKFEQTFSGTLYFKRSNKYRIETEQQIIVTDGNTSWLYSKVNKQVIIDKYKEDRNALSPDKFLLSISDEYIPLVLKTEKVNDKRITILKLTPKNDDSPIESAKMWVVEGDLSIARVEVTDINGTTTTYIVKSLKINSGVDDSLFKFSIPSDVKVVDLR; encoded by the coding sequence ATGAAATTTTGCTTTAAAAATTTCATTCTTTTGGTTTTATTTAATGGAATTTTGTTTTCACAATCAGGAAAAGAAATCGTTGATCAGTTGAAGAAAAGATATTCGGGAATAAATGATGCTGTTGTGAAATTTGAGCAAATAGTTAAGTATGGCATGTCAAAGTTTGAACAAACCTTTTCAGGGACTCTTTATTTCAAAAGATCAAACAAGTACAGAATTGAAACAGAGCAGCAAATTATTGTAACAGATGGAAATACAAGTTGGCTCTATTCAAAAGTTAATAAACAGGTGATAATTGATAAATATAAAGAAGACCGAAATGCTTTATCACCAGATAAATTCCTTCTTTCAATTTCAGATGAATATATCCCACTTGTTTTAAAAACTGAAAAAGTTAATGATAAAAGAATTACCATTCTCAAGTTGACTCCCAAAAATGACGACTCGCCAATTGAATCAGCAAAGATGTGGGTAGTTGAGGGAGATTTGAGCATAGCGAGGGTTGAAGTAACTGATATAAACGGCACTACCACAACATACATCGTGAAAAGTTTAAAAATAAATTCCGGCGTTGATGATAGCTTATTTAAATTTTCTATCCCATCAGATGTAAAGGTTGTGGATTTAAGGTAA
- a CDS encoding DNA segregation ATPase FtsK/SpoIIIE, S-DNA-T family, translating into MALQSKNIEYKRRKNHSKGESFLTKHRIGFSILIFILGFVLILSILSYTPKDQANLVSISEIGKILTGDEQVREKLERTHNWLGFVGAKVSYFLINYTFGYSSILLGFILIFWGLFLFFNKDRGKLVKWTFYLLFFSFLSSLFLGNLKLIFGTEEFKSEICGIVGLYVADVMIKLFGGLGSMFITLVSFLIFLGFIVEVNFYDVAISIGEKISAFFLNLKPKKKKPSDVKVLKPEITQVQKQTEVVISTPETKALELEVEGKPKEKIEETEEKKRDKVEEREASRKQQSKKLDFKLPPVELLDPGDNEMVADEEELSMNAELLRNKLANFDIEIERISITPGPVVTLYEIVPAADVKVREIVSLADDIALALAARGIRVIAPMPGKGTVGIEIPNRKPSIVKIRNVIDSPEFKNFNGVLPIAMGKTITGEIYCDDLAKMPHLLIGGATGSGKSVGINTIIVSLLYKLLPSEIKFVIIDPKKVELVNYRKLVNHYLAVCPDVDEEIITTPENAVLALKSLVLEMNERYDKFSKAGVRNIQDYNDKVRQGKIKSTEETQHYELPYIVVIIDELADLMLVAAGDVEEPITRLAQLARGVGIHLVIATQRPSVDVITGLIKANFPTRIAYQVASKVDSRTILDMNGAEQLIGSGDMLYLPAGATKPIRIQNAFVSAEEVERIVDYIASQPGYDKPYELPSVLEKQRIEISAGGEFDEFFEEAAKIVVRYKQASTSLLQRKLKIGYARAARIVDQLEREGIVGPPMEGNKAREVLVESEIELEEILKQIKSR; encoded by the coding sequence ATGGCTTTACAGTCAAAAAATATTGAGTATAAGAGAAGGAAGAATCACTCAAAAGGTGAAAGTTTTTTAACAAAGCACAGGATAGGTTTTTCAATTTTGATTTTTATTCTTGGTTTTGTTTTAATTTTAAGCATCCTTTCATACACTCCGAAGGATCAAGCGAATCTTGTTTCAATTTCAGAAATTGGGAAGATATTAACAGGAGATGAACAGGTAAGGGAAAAACTTGAGCGGACTCATAACTGGCTTGGTTTCGTTGGAGCAAAAGTTTCCTACTTTTTGATAAATTATACATTTGGATATAGCTCAATTCTGTTAGGTTTCATTTTAATTTTTTGGGGTTTATTTTTGTTTTTTAATAAAGATAGAGGCAAACTTGTAAAATGGACATTTTATCTTTTATTCTTCTCTTTTCTTTCGTCACTATTTCTTGGAAATTTGAAACTTATCTTTGGAACTGAAGAATTTAAAAGCGAAATTTGCGGGATTGTTGGACTTTATGTAGCTGATGTTATGATAAAGCTTTTCGGGGGGCTTGGAAGCATGTTTATAACACTTGTTTCTTTTTTGATTTTTCTTGGTTTTATTGTGGAAGTTAACTTTTATGATGTCGCAATAAGTATTGGGGAAAAGATTTCGGCTTTCTTTTTGAATTTGAAACCGAAGAAGAAAAAGCCATCAGATGTTAAGGTTTTAAAACCTGAAATTACTCAAGTTCAAAAGCAAACCGAAGTTGTGATTTCCACACCTGAAACAAAAGCTCTTGAGTTAGAGGTTGAAGGAAAGCCGAAAGAGAAAATTGAAGAGACCGAAGAGAAAAAGAGGGATAAAGTTGAGGAAAGAGAAGCCTCAAGAAAGCAACAAAGCAAGAAACTTGACTTTAAACTCCCTCCTGTTGAATTACTTGACCCTGGAGATAACGAGATGGTTGCTGATGAGGAGGAACTCAGCATGAATGCAGAGCTTTTGAGGAATAAACTTGCAAACTTTGACATTGAAATTGAAAGGATAAGCATAACGCCTGGACCAGTTGTCACTCTTTATGAGATAGTTCCAGCAGCTGATGTTAAAGTGAGAGAGATTGTTTCACTTGCTGATGACATAGCTCTTGCGCTTGCAGCTCGTGGGATAAGGGTTATTGCTCCAATGCCAGGGAAAGGAACAGTTGGAATTGAAATTCCAAATCGTAAACCTTCAATTGTTAAAATTAGAAATGTTATTGATTCTCCGGAGTTTAAAAATTTCAACGGCGTTCTTCCTATAGCAATGGGGAAAACGATAACTGGTGAGATTTATTGTGATGATCTTGCAAAGATGCCACATCTTCTTATTGGTGGAGCAACTGGTTCGGGTAAAAGCGTTGGGATAAATACAATTATTGTAAGTTTGCTTTATAAACTTTTACCTTCTGAGATAAAATTTGTGATCATAGATCCCAAAAAAGTTGAACTTGTAAACTATCGTAAACTTGTCAATCATTATCTCGCTGTTTGTCCTGATGTTGATGAGGAGATAATAACTACGCCTGAAAACGCTGTCCTTGCTTTGAAAAGTTTAGTTCTTGAGATGAACGAGAGGTATGATAAGTTTTCAAAAGCTGGTGTAAGGAACATTCAAGATTACAACGATAAGGTAAGGCAAGGGAAAATTAAAAGCACCGAAGAAACTCAACATTATGAGCTGCCTTATATTGTAGTTATAATTGATGAGCTTGCCGATTTGATGCTTGTTGCAGCGGGAGATGTTGAGGAACCGATCACACGACTTGCGCAACTTGCAAGAGGTGTGGGTATCCATCTGGTGATTGCAACACAGAGACCTTCGGTTGATGTTATAACTGGGTTAATCAAGGCAAATTTCCCAACCAGAATTGCTTATCAGGTTGCTTCAAAGGTTGACTCAAGGACAATTCTTGACATGAATGGAGCCGAACAATTAATCGGAAGTGGGGATATGCTTTATCTTCCAGCTGGTGCAACGAAACCCATAAGAATTCAAAACGCTTTTGTCTCCGCTGAAGAAGTTGAAAGGATCGTTGATTATATAGCTTCTCAGCCTGGGTATGATAAACCTTATGAGCTTCCATCGGTGTTAGAAAAACAGAGAATTGAAATCAGTGCTGGGGGTGAATTTGATGAATTTTTTGAGGAGGCTGCGAAAATTGTCGTAAGGTATAAACAAGCTTCAACCTCTTTGTTGCAAAGAAAGTTAAAGATAGGTTATGCAAGAGCAGCACGTATTGTTGATCAGCTTGAAAGAGAGGGAATAGTTGGTCCGCCTATGGAAGGAAATAAAGCAAGGGAAGTTTTAGTTGAAAGTGAAATTGAACTTGAGGAGATTTTAAAACAAATAAAAAGTAGATAA
- a CDS encoding Glucose/arabinose dehydrogenase, beta-propeller fold, with translation MKLVIYSLSLIFFISCFQIVGQKPQQVEDIYLPDGDNVSVSVWIDNLEIPWSLVFLPDGRALVSERPGRIRLIKNGKLLSEPYMTIDVKHIGEGGLMGLAVHPDFPQKPYIYAMYTYETKDGKIFNRVIRIKDNGENGIFDKVIIDSILGARFHNGGRIKFGPDKMLYITTGEIFKGELAQDLNSLNGKILRLTPDGEIPNDNPFTNSPIYSYGHRNPQGLAWHPETGDLFESEHGPSGEYGRFGHDEINVIIKGGNYGWPRVIGAAGEKDYIDPIIVWKDATPPSGMTFYRGDLFVATLRSQALIKIKLQKLGKSYKVMRIERWFAFDNRRGKFGRLRDVVEGPDGNLYILTSNRDGRGNPQPGDDKIYKIIFKK, from the coding sequence ATGAAATTAGTTATCTACAGCTTAAGCTTAATTTTCTTTATTTCATGTTTTCAAATTGTTGGACAAAAACCGCAGCAAGTTGAAGATATTTACCTCCCCGATGGTGATAATGTCAGCGTAAGTGTATGGATTGATAATCTTGAAATTCCTTGGTCGCTTGTTTTCCTTCCCGATGGAAGAGCTTTGGTAAGCGAAAGACCCGGTAGAATTCGGCTTATTAAAAATGGGAAGTTGCTTTCTGAACCATATATGACAATTGATGTAAAGCATATAGGTGAAGGTGGACTAATGGGACTTGCAGTTCATCCGGATTTTCCCCAAAAGCCGTATATTTACGCAATGTATACATATGAAACAAAAGATGGTAAGATATTTAACAGGGTCATTAGAATCAAAGACAATGGAGAGAATGGAATTTTTGACAAGGTTATAATTGACAGCATCCTTGGGGCAAGGTTTCATAATGGTGGAAGGATAAAGTTTGGTCCTGATAAAATGCTTTACATCACAACAGGTGAAATCTTTAAGGGGGAGCTCGCACAAGATTTAAATTCACTTAATGGTAAAATTTTGAGATTAACGCCTGATGGAGAGATACCTAACGATAACCCATTTACCAACTCTCCAATTTACTCCTATGGTCACAGAAATCCACAAGGATTAGCCTGGCATCCTGAGACGGGAGATTTATTTGAATCCGAACATGGACCATCAGGTGAATATGGTCGTTTTGGGCACGATGAGATTAATGTGATTATCAAGGGTGGAAATTATGGTTGGCCCAGGGTAATTGGTGCTGCAGGTGAAAAGGATTATATAGATCCTATCATTGTTTGGAAAGATGCTACGCCACCATCTGGAATGACTTTTTATAGGGGTGATCTATTTGTTGCAACTTTGAGAAGTCAAGCGTTAATAAAAATTAAATTGCAAAAATTAGGAAAATCATATAAAGTCATGAGGATTGAAAGATGGTTCGCGTTTGACAATAGGAGGGGAAAGTTTGGAAGGTTAAGAGATGTTGTAGAAGGACCAGATGGCAATTTGTATATCTTAACAAGCAACAGGGATGGTCGTGGAAATCCACAGCCAGGGGATGATAAAATCTATAAAATCATCTTTAAGAAGTAA
- a CDS encoding Por secretion system C-terminal sorting domain-containing protein — MNRVLLILGLLTIIYGVVFSQSYVGTDRCLTCHAYVKPVAKDYKQTLHAKIHLLPTSETVRGDFTQTVSMGSSYGNALVRLRTDGSKWYAKLVPSSGDSVEYEIAYVYGFGWKQRYLVKIDSSYYMLPIQWNLKGYLDNSTGNWTSYNPGNWFNSDGTLKSTKTNSFRAKSYDKNCAGCHVTGLNITKYVSSQADTFWIAKWANNNSINDMIIGCESCHGPGSDHASTGDKTKIINPKNLSYERQLEVCGQCHFRGSSNNRTHEYPWDETNNKGYIPGDSLGLYIIHNPGLWPDNYTSRQHHQQYNDLLKSKHYSNPYHKVTCFECHNPHKVTSNPHQVVDSLYVRDQSGNYIWIKTKNNDNTLCLACHAGYGPFAGLTRAMIMDPVANRDTIASVVSRHTHHSYDPENRNNTGGTSRCSKCHMAKTATTAKAYDIHSHTFEVISPKKTLDYRTVTTPTKGMLNSCAASCHRNPTGNIPNFGVPTDANLTDWTEATDIQLADSLWFYFRMWWPTKVEQIASIVSKFEVFQNYPNPFNPTTTIEFAIPKRVNVKLVIYDLTGKVVKTLIDGQEYEAGLYRVEWNGKNDYGEYVSSGIYFYRLEAGDFVATKKMVLVR; from the coding sequence ATGAATAGGGTGCTTTTAATTTTGGGCTTATTAACTATAATTTATGGGGTAGTTTTTTCACAATCTTATGTTGGAACTGATAGGTGTTTAACTTGTCATGCTTATGTTAAGCCAGTCGCAAAGGATTATAAGCAAACGCTTCATGCAAAGATTCATCTGTTGCCCACTTCCGAGACTGTTCGTGGGGACTTTACTCAAACTGTTTCAATGGGCTCTTCTTATGGTAATGCTTTGGTTCGTTTAAGAACTGATGGTTCAAAATGGTATGCGAAGCTTGTGCCAAGCTCTGGTGACTCAGTTGAGTATGAAATTGCCTATGTGTATGGTTTTGGGTGGAAGCAAAGATATCTTGTAAAAATTGATAGCAGTTATTATATGCTCCCAATTCAATGGAATTTGAAGGGATATCTTGATAATTCAACGGGCAACTGGACTAGTTATAACCCAGGTAATTGGTTTAATAGTGACGGAACATTAAAGTCAACAAAAACTAATTCTTTTAGAGCTAAGTCATATGATAAAAATTGTGCGGGTTGTCATGTAACTGGACTTAATATAACAAAATATGTAAGCTCTCAAGCCGATACATTTTGGATTGCAAAGTGGGCTAATAACAATAGTATCAATGATATGATAATTGGGTGTGAAAGTTGCCATGGTCCAGGGTCTGATCATGCTTCTACCGGGGACAAAACAAAAATAATCAATCCTAAAAATTTATCATATGAAAGGCAGCTTGAAGTTTGTGGTCAATGCCATTTCAGAGGCTCAAGTAATAATCGTACTCATGAATACCCATGGGATGAAACAAACAATAAAGGTTACATTCCTGGGGATAGCCTTGGACTTTATATAATTCATAATCCAGGGCTTTGGCCAGATAATTATACTTCAAGGCAGCATCACCAGCAATATAATGATCTTTTAAAGTCAAAGCATTATTCAAATCCATATCATAAAGTTACTTGTTTTGAATGTCACAATCCCCACAAAGTTACAAGCAATCCACATCAAGTAGTTGATTCGTTGTATGTTCGTGATCAAAGTGGGAACTATATTTGGATAAAAACAAAGAATAATGATAACACGCTTTGTTTAGCTTGCCACGCTGGATATGGTCCATTTGCTGGTTTAACAAGGGCTATGATTATGGATCCAGTTGCTAACAGAGATACAATTGCCTCTGTTGTAAGCAGGCATACGCATCATTCCTATGACCCTGAGAATAGAAACAATACTGGGGGCACAAGCAGGTGTTCAAAATGCCATATGGCGAAAACAGCGACAACAGCTAAGGCTTATGACATACATAGTCATACATTTGAAGTGATTTCACCAAAGAAAACACTTGATTATAGAACGGTTACAACTCCAACGAAGGGCATGTTAAATTCTTGCGCTGCAAGCTGTCATAGGAATCCAACAGGTAACATACCAAACTTTGGTGTACCAACGGATGCAAATTTAACTGATTGGACGGAGGCAACTGATATTCAATTGGCTGATTCTTTGTGGTTTTATTTCAGAATGTGGTGGCCGACGAAAGTTGAGCAAATTGCAAGCATTGTTTCTAAATTTGAAGTATTTCAAAATTATCCAAATCCGTTTAACCCAACGACAACGATTGAGTTTGCGATTCCGAAGAGAGTTAATGTCAAACTTGTAATTTATGATTTAACTGGAAAAGTGGTTAAAACATTGATTGATGGACAAGAGTATGAGGCTGGTTTATATAGAGTGGAATGGAATGGTAAAAATGATTACGGTGAATATGTTTCAAGTGGCATTTATTTCTATAGATTAGAGGCTGGGGATTTTGTTGCTACAAAGAAGATGGTGCTTGTAAGATAA
- a CDS encoding sigma-B regulation protein RsbU (phosphoserine phosphatase), translating to MKALEAIFTLESIFNLGKAFGDAIKPEEILKVSILSIMGKLKLNKVAGFIFSGDKFKQVYSNGIEIDNEFSLNRFEVPLKLVRLKPRTIEKFPQKLQRFIRKNSFDYILPINWIPPQKKQNNYALGVIFIKAGRKNFTKAELDYINFVLNFTAISLKNILSLAELKKNVYNLTILNEFMLSVLLKKSEEEIFNSLALILMGHFRIKNVGIVKVENGMIKTFSLPQNQTFPTKSIKKILKLKTSTISPSKINIKNFSLAIVQSSVDGERNYVLLIGGKGKKQFKTEEIDLIRSFLASSINAVENLKMLSLEYDMKLAYEIQKNLLPTTLPKDERIDIYAVTIPSKLVSGDYYDVIKINNDEFIIVIADVCGKGVSASLLMSNLQASLKSILLFTDDLKKVVNLLNKIVLLNTPIEQFITFFICKLNLKNFVLEYVNAGHNPPVLLSGDKVKFLEEGGTVLGVFESKYKSKKVKINPGDLLFLYTDGVTEAVNMSGVELGIDKIIKVIKAHRTLSANKIIDEINKLISNYAYSIEQLDDITMVIVKFLISQTKEKTK from the coding sequence ATGAAAGCCTTAGAAGCAATTTTTACGCTTGAATCAATTTTTAACCTTGGGAAAGCGTTCGGCGATGCAATAAAGCCTGAAGAAATTTTAAAGGTTTCAATTTTATCTATTATGGGGAAGTTAAAACTTAACAAAGTCGCCGGATTTATCTTTTCAGGCGATAAATTTAAACAGGTTTATTCAAACGGCATTGAGATTGACAACGAATTTAGTCTGAACCGTTTTGAAGTGCCATTAAAATTGGTAAGGTTAAAACCACGCACAATTGAAAAATTTCCTCAAAAATTACAACGCTTCATCAGAAAGAACAGTTTTGATTATATCCTCCCTATAAATTGGATTCCACCTCAAAAAAAGCAAAACAACTATGCTCTCGGCGTAATTTTCATCAAAGCAGGTCGTAAAAATTTTACGAAGGCAGAACTTGATTATATTAATTTTGTTTTAAACTTTACAGCAATCTCTCTTAAAAATATCCTCTCACTTGCTGAACTAAAGAAAAATGTCTATAACTTAACTATTCTCAACGAATTTATGTTAAGCGTTCTATTGAAAAAAAGCGAGGAGGAAATTTTCAACTCCCTTGCGTTGATTTTAATGGGACATTTCAGGATTAAAAATGTTGGAATTGTTAAGGTTGAAAACGGGATGATAAAAACCTTTTCCCTGCCCCAAAATCAAACTTTTCCAACTAAATCCATCAAAAAAATTTTAAAATTGAAAACCTCAACAATTTCGCCGTCAAAAATAAACATTAAAAATTTTTCTCTCGCCATCGTCCAAAGTTCGGTAGATGGTGAAAGAAATTATGTATTGTTAATTGGTGGGAAAGGAAAAAAACAATTTAAAACAGAGGAAATAGACTTAATCAGGTCATTTCTCGCATCATCTATAAATGCAGTAGAAAATCTTAAAATGTTAAGTCTTGAGTATGACATGAAACTTGCGTACGAGATACAGAAAAATCTTCTCCCGACTACACTGCCAAAAGATGAAAGAATTGACATATACGCTGTGACGATACCTTCAAAACTTGTAAGCGGTGATTATTACGATGTTATTAAGATAAATAATGACGAGTTTATAATCGTCATAGCAGACGTATGCGGGAAAGGCGTGTCTGCCTCACTTTTGATGTCAAATCTCCAAGCCTCGCTCAAAAGCATCTTGCTTTTCACAGATGACCTTAAAAAAGTGGTCAATCTACTAAACAAAATTGTTTTACTTAATACGCCAATTGAACAATTTATAACATTTTTTATATGCAAGTTAAATTTAAAAAACTTTGTTTTAGAATATGTCAATGCGGGACACAATCCGCCTGTCTTGTTAAGTGGCGACAAGGTTAAATTTCTTGAAGAGGGTGGAACTGTGCTCGGGGTATTTGAAAGCAAATATAAATCTAAAAAAGTTAAAATTAATCCCGGGGATTTACTCTTCCTTTACACAGATGGAGTTACAGAAGCTGTGAATATGTCTGGAGTCGAACTTGGAATTGATAAAATTATCAAAGTAATTAAAGCGCATAGAACTTTGAGTGCAAATAAAATTATTGATGAAATCAACAAGTTAATCAGCAACTATGCATACAGTATAGAACAACTTGATGATATTACAATGGTTATTGTGAAGTTTTTGATTAGCCAAACCAAAGAGAAAACAAAATGA